One stretch of Rhipicephalus sanguineus isolate Rsan-2018 chromosome 10, BIME_Rsan_1.4, whole genome shotgun sequence DNA includes these proteins:
- the LOC119372418 gene encoding group XIIA secretory phospholipase A2 gives MPNFHATLLSGLLVLVVVLGPSSMARGRKDGVAGDVECKFHCPHSLKPTPRALYKSSSNGCGTEAFRLPASALPHPDFEACCNEHDVCYDTCLSDKAQCDAAFDACMKRICDTKVTTGKDSCVSTADLFMSLTTNLGCDPFINSQKQACACQSDGDL, from the coding sequence ATGCCTAACTTCCACGCCACGCTGCTCTCCGGTCTTCTTGTCCTGGTCGTCGTCTTGGGGCCCTCCTCGATGGCTCGAGGTCGCAAGGACGGCGTCGCCGGTGACGTCGAGTGCAAATTCCACTGCCCGCACTCCCTGAAACCCACGCCTCGCGCCCTCTACAAGAGTTCTTCGAACGGCTGCGGCACCGAGGCGTTCCGGCTGCCGGCGTCGGCGCTGCCGCACCCGGACTTCGAGGCCTGCTGCAACGAGCACGACGTCTGCTACGACACGTGCCTCTCGGACAAGGCACAGTGCGACGCGGCCTTCGACGCCTGTATGAAGCGCATCTGCGACACCAAGGTAACGACTGGCAAGGACTCGTGCGTCTCGACGGCCGACCTGTTCATGAGCTTGACCACGAACCTGGGTTGCGACCCCTTTATAAACTCTCAGAAGCAGGCATGCGCGTGCCAATCCGACGGCGACCTGTAG